A window of the Juglans microcarpa x Juglans regia isolate MS1-56 chromosome 5D, Jm3101_v1.0, whole genome shotgun sequence genome harbors these coding sequences:
- the LOC121265481 gene encoding putative phytosulfokines 6, translated as MKPQNFPSNVIFIFFVFLLCSYLTSARLLATEEGENGVKVDGNITPAAGSFTDLEDLSNLMGLEESCDDKDEECLNRRMIAEAHLDYIYTQKHKP; from the exons ATGAagccacaaaattttccttcaaatgtcatctttattttctttgtttttcttctttgctcctATCTAACATCTGCTCGTCTCCTGGCAACAGAAGAGG GTGAAAACGGAGTGAAGGTTGATGGGAATATTACTCCGGCTGCTGGATCATTTACAGACTTGGAAGATCTTTCGAAC CTGATGGGGTTAGAGGAGTCATGCGATGACAAAGATGAAGAATGTTTGAACAGAAGGATGATTGCGGAGGCTCACTTGGATTACATATACACCCAGAAGCACAAGCCTTAG